The following proteins come from a genomic window of Larimichthys crocea isolate SSNF chromosome III, L_crocea_2.0, whole genome shotgun sequence:
- the prlrb gene encoding prolactin receptor b, whose product MRRDLGLVLLLLLSAAVESNSMSPPGKPVLVGCRSPEKETFTCWWEPGSDGGLPTMHRLYYETERLEGVFECPDYLSAGRNSCFFDKNHTAIWVYYYLTVVASNALGNATSDPFKIDVVEIVKPNPPENVTLLLEGKEDSSYLHVSWERPYNTDTKSGWVTIKYQLRVKQENSNQWKEYMSGTQKHFNLYSISPGVMYMVKVRCRLDHGFWSEWTNTTYVKVPNYLQNERPFWILVSTLSTIPFIAAACVLVMKRKYVKQYVLPPVPGPKIRGVDFQLLKSGRSEDVISAFIINQNFSLTMGSKDQIEEYLIVTENENGIADPSNSQKRKKSLIIPGFCLDSETQCKGSTPILNDCEKSGETNQEIDNYVKSNKSLSIMTPSQLPAQEQQCNFVNTEATGQQTLNYDNTIQPFANSSYVDIQRHMENIQEVDVKQVDYRRVKEVNGDNILILPLNSSGCIDVQRPKDNISEDYSKVKVVDSDNMVFLQKEKVSVDTSCREKGIHYTNFALQKPINTSKVEVCTEVINSEYVDTFSAPPLI is encoded by the exons ATGAGGAGAGATCTTGGGTTGGTACTGCTCTTGCTGTTGTCTGCAGCTGTAGAGTCCAACA GCATGTCTCCACCAGGGAAACCTGTCCTAGTTGGCTGCAGGTCTCCTGAGAAAGAGACATTTACCTGCTGGTGGGAGCCGGGCTCTGACGGAGGACTGCCAACTATGCATCGCCTCTATTACGAGACAGAAAG aTTAGAGGGAGTATTCGAGTGTCCAGACTATCTGTCAGCAGGAAGGAACTCCTGTTTCTTTGACAAGAACCATACCGCCATTTGGGTCTATTACTACCTGACAGTGGTGGCCTCTAATGCCCTTGGGAATGCCACTTCAGACCCCTTTAAGATAGATGTGGTGGAAATTG TGAAGCCCAATCCTCCTGAAAATGTAACGCTGCTGTTGGAGGGGAAAGAGGACAGTTCATATCTTCATGTCAGTTGGGAGCGCCCCTATAACACAGACACCAAGTCTGGCTGGGTTACCATTAAATATCAACTGAGAgtcaaacaagaaaacagcaaCCAGTGGAAG GAGTACATGTCAGgtacacaaaaacatttcaacctgTACAGCATCAGTCCTGGTGTGATGTATATGGTTAAGGTGCGCTGTAGGCTAGACCACGGCTTTTGGAGTGAGTGGACCAACACTACATATGTGAAGGTCCCTAACT atCTTCAAAATGAGAGACCGTTTTGGATATTGGTTTCCACCCTCTCTACAATTCCATTTATAGCAGCAGCGTGCGTTTTGGTCATGAAGAGGAAATA TGTGAAGCAGTATGTTCTCCCCCCAGTTCCTGGTCCAAAGATTAGAGGAGTAgattttcaacttctcaag AGTGGGCGATCTGAGGACGTCATCAGTGCCTTTATCATCAACCAGAACTTTTCTCTTACGATGGGCTCTAAGGACCAGATAGAGGAGTACTTAATTGTGACCGAAAATGAAAATGGGATAGCAGATCCATCCAATTCtcaaaaaaggaagaaaagctTGATTATTCCTGGTTTCTGCTTAGACTCGGAAACCCAGTGTAAGGGTTCAACCCCCATCCTAAATGACTGTGAGAAGTCTGGGGAAACAAATCAGGAAATAGATAATTATGTAAAGAGCAACAAGTCTTTATCTATCATGACACCATCCCAGCTGCCTGCTCAGGAACAGCAATGTAACTTTGTTAACACAGAAGCAACAGGACAGCAAACATTGAATTATGATAACACCATCCAACCCTTCGCAAACAGCTCTTATGTGGATATTCAGAGACATATGGAAAACATCCAGGAGGTGGATGTGAAACAGGTGGACTACCGCAGAGTGAAAGAGGTGAATGGTGACAATATTCTTATCCTCCCACTCAACAGCTCTGGCTGCATCGATGTTCAGAGACCAAAGGACAACATATCAGAGGACTACAGCAAGGTGAAAGTGGTGGACAGTGACAATATGGTCttcctgcagaaagaaaaagtgtcaGTTGACACTTCCTGTAGAGAGAAGGGTATCCATTACACCAATTTTGCTCTTCAAAAGCCAATAAATACTAGTAAAGTGGAAGTGTGCACAGAAGTCATCAATAGTGAATATGTCGATACTTTCTCTGCACCACCTTTAatatag
- the LOC104918988 gene encoding selenocysteine insertion sequence-binding protein 2 isoform X2, whose product MDKESKLSSAVQSLDYKHQRRQRKESAEPHTASSPAFILPNPYLSDQSLRGSGMSPKQNPSNTNGVPAAKGGNASRCHGYSSSRPVRETGNDFRTARDPQAKTSKSNYDSPAQSRVMGKSSLDAQRKGFRGARSAPNSAGKSKPAQTDSTPFEVKMTDFPELAGVSLGKAGPCPLVQRECWGPTPPSTSPLTQASAFSWKSARRASPTHPDPKQVATNHKPESSAASPDQMVVTSWANVASQPPKKHVPKEKTISGNHMQTEEVATQQEDGAAGKKKRKKKKKKVKGEDAEAESEEAVIYQKPPKFEDEEEFPGLTLSLTGIDRLITSSSAAKLCSEENQKESVQHQSADQTKEKSPAAKTQPTELTKKGQKAEKVSGKKSKVPVQLDIGNMLAALEKKQQFQKDKQDTKPVILSVGGGLPVVQKQPLVQKKLHWQQAKIAHNPLDSTSPLVKKGKQREVPKAKKPTPLKKVILKEREERKQRRLLEERGLLPENECETANDAAEEEQEQCDTNATDDAGSLTEELDDQSEINVTNQMVKEVDEETDKDETADQQTSSPVTCPASRPKIHSRKFRDYCSQMLSKDVDECVTSLLKELVRFQDRLYQKDPMKARMKRRIVMGLREVLKHLKLRKVKCVVISPNCERIQSKGGLDEALYTIIDTCREQGVPFVFALSRKALGRCVNKAVPVSLVGIFNYDGAQDYYHKMIELSSEARTAYEVMVSSLEQTGQAEVEQVANTEEELQISSLAEEAERCPDTTPAEEPEYIKIWKKMLDKECNHKFLNFEEQLSLMCLESDCTENTEDEKS is encoded by the exons ATGGACAAG GAGAGCAAGCTGTCATCTGCTGTCCAGTCTTTGGACTACAAAcatcagaggagacagaggaaggagtCTGCTGAGCCACACACAGCCTCATCACCAGCCTTTATCTTACCTAATCCATACCTGTCTGACCAGAGTTTGAGAGG GTCAGGTATGAGCCCAAAGCAGAATCCATCAAATACAAATGGCGTGCCAGCAGCAAAAGGTGGAAATGCATCAAGGTGTCATGGCTACAGCAGCAGTCGACCTGTCAGAGAGACCGGTAATGATTTCCGGACCGCACGGGATCCACAAGCAAAG ACATCTAAAAGCAACTATGACTCTCCTGCTCAAAGCAGAGTTATGGGAAAGAGCTCGCTGGATGCACAGAGGAAAG GTTTTAGAGGTGCCAGATCTGCCCCGAATTCTGCAGGGAAGTCAaaaccagcacagacagactCGACCCCGTTTGAAGTGAAGATGACTGACTTCCCAGAGTTGGCTGGTGTTTCTCTGGGCAAAGCAGGCCCTTGTCCTCTCGTTCAGAGAGAGTGCTGGGGTCCAACTCCTCCATCCACGAGCCCCCTAACGCAAGCGTCAGCATTTTCCTGGAAG TCTGCCAGAAGAGCATCCCCAACACACCCTGACCCAAAACAAGTTGCCACTAACCACAAGCCAGaatcctctgctgcttcaccaG aTCAGATGGTGGTGACTTCATGGGCTAATGTTGCCTCTCAGCCTCCAAAGAAACATGTCCCTAAAGAGAAGACAATCAGCGGCAACCACATGCAG ACAGAGGAAGTTGCTACACAGCAGGAAGATGGAGCAGCAGGGAAGAAAAAacggaagaaaaagaagaagaaggttaaAGGTGAAGATGCAGAAGCTGAGTCAGAAGAAGCAGTTATTTATCAGAAGCCTCCAAAATTTGAG gATGAAGAGGAGTTTCCAGGCTTGACTCTTTCTTTGACTGGGATTGACAGATTGATAACAAGCAGCAGTGCAGCAAAACTATGCAGTGAG GAAAACCAAAAGGAAAGTGTTCAGCATCAGTCTGCTGaccaaaccaaagaaaaatcacCTGCAGCAAAAACTCAGCCCACAGAACTGACTAAAAAAGGACAG AAAGCTGAAAAGGTGTCTGGGAAGAAGAGCAAAGTTCCTGTTCAGCTGGACATTGGAAACATGTTGGCGGCCCTAGAAAAGAAGCAACAGtttcaaaaagacaaacaggataCCAAGCCAGTCATTCTCTCAG TTGGTGGAGGACTACCTGTTGTCCAGAAGCAACCATTAGTCCAAAAGAAGCTTCATTGGCAGCAGGCTAAAATTGCTCACAACCCCTTGGACTCTACCAGCCCTTTGgtgaaaaaagggaaacagagagaggtgcCCAAAGCCAAGAAACCCACTCCTCTCAAGAAG gtcattttgaaagaaagggaggagaggaaacaaagacgtttgctggaggagagaggactgCTGCCTGAAAATGAGTGTGAAACCGCCAATGATGCTGCAGAAGAAGAGCAAGAGCAGTGTGACACAAATGCTACAG ATGACGCTGGGAGTCTTACAGAGGAACTTGATGATCAGTCAGAGATTAATGTCACAAATCAGATGGTGAAAGAGGTTGACGAAGAAACTGACAAAGACGAGACAGCAGACCAACAAACCTCTTCACCTGTAACCTGCCCAGCCAGTCGACCCAAAATCCACAGCAGAAAGTTCAGAGA cTATTGCAGCCAGATGCtgagcaaagacgtggatgAGTGTGTAACGTCTCTGCTAAAGGAGCTGGTTCGTTTCCAGGACCGTCTGTACCAGAAGGACCCCATGAAAGCCCGCATGAAGAGACGGATCGTGATGGGACTCAGAGAGGTCCTGAAACACCTCAAACTCAGGAAGGTCAAGTGTGTCGTCATCTCACCCAACTGTGAACGCATCCAGTCCAAAG GAGGCCTGGATGAGGCTCTCTACACCATCATCGACACTTGTCGTGAACAGGGGGTGCCATTCGTTTTTGCTCTCTCCAGGAAAGCTTTGGGTCGCTGCGTCAACAAGGCAGTGCCTGTGAGCCTGGTGGGCATCTTCAACTACGATGGTGCACAG GACTACTATCATAAAATGATCGAGTTGTCGTCTGAGGCCAGGACAGCTTATGAGGTGATGGTGTCCAGCCTGGAGCAGACAGGTCAGGCAGAGGTGGAGCAGGTGGCGAACACTGAGGAAGAGTTGCAGATCAGCAGTCTGGCTGAGGAGGCTGAGCGTTGTCCTGACACCACACCGGCGGAGGAACCAGAGTACA TAAAAATTTGGAAGAAAATGTTGGACAAGGAATGCAACCACAAATTTCTGAACTTTGAGGAGCAGCTGAGCCTCATGTGCTTGGAAAGTGACTgtactgaaaacactgaagatgAGAAGAGTTGA
- the LOC104918988 gene encoding selenocysteine insertion sequence-binding protein 2 isoform X1: MQLNESKLSSAVQSLDYKHQRRQRKESAEPHTASSPAFILPNPYLSDQSLRGSGMSPKQNPSNTNGVPAAKGGNASRCHGYSSSRPVRETGNDFRTARDPQAKTSKSNYDSPAQSRVMGKSSLDAQRKGFRGARSAPNSAGKSKPAQTDSTPFEVKMTDFPELAGVSLGKAGPCPLVQRECWGPTPPSTSPLTQASAFSWKSARRASPTHPDPKQVATNHKPESSAASPDQMVVTSWANVASQPPKKHVPKEKTISGNHMQTEEVATQQEDGAAGKKKRKKKKKKVKGEDAEAESEEAVIYQKPPKFEDEEEFPGLTLSLTGIDRLITSSSAAKLCSEENQKESVQHQSADQTKEKSPAAKTQPTELTKKGQKAEKVSGKKSKVPVQLDIGNMLAALEKKQQFQKDKQDTKPVILSVGGGLPVVQKQPLVQKKLHWQQAKIAHNPLDSTSPLVKKGKQREVPKAKKPTPLKKVILKEREERKQRRLLEERGLLPENECETANDAAEEEQEQCDTNATDDAGSLTEELDDQSEINVTNQMVKEVDEETDKDETADQQTSSPVTCPASRPKIHSRKFRDYCSQMLSKDVDECVTSLLKELVRFQDRLYQKDPMKARMKRRIVMGLREVLKHLKLRKVKCVVISPNCERIQSKGGLDEALYTIIDTCREQGVPFVFALSRKALGRCVNKAVPVSLVGIFNYDGAQDYYHKMIELSSEARTAYEVMVSSLEQTGQAEVEQVANTEEELQISSLAEEAERCPDTTPAEEPEYIKIWKKMLDKECNHKFLNFEEQLSLMCLESDCTENTEDEKS, encoded by the exons ATGCAGCTAAAC GAGAGCAAGCTGTCATCTGCTGTCCAGTCTTTGGACTACAAAcatcagaggagacagaggaaggagtCTGCTGAGCCACACACAGCCTCATCACCAGCCTTTATCTTACCTAATCCATACCTGTCTGACCAGAGTTTGAGAGG GTCAGGTATGAGCCCAAAGCAGAATCCATCAAATACAAATGGCGTGCCAGCAGCAAAAGGTGGAAATGCATCAAGGTGTCATGGCTACAGCAGCAGTCGACCTGTCAGAGAGACCGGTAATGATTTCCGGACCGCACGGGATCCACAAGCAAAG ACATCTAAAAGCAACTATGACTCTCCTGCTCAAAGCAGAGTTATGGGAAAGAGCTCGCTGGATGCACAGAGGAAAG GTTTTAGAGGTGCCAGATCTGCCCCGAATTCTGCAGGGAAGTCAaaaccagcacagacagactCGACCCCGTTTGAAGTGAAGATGACTGACTTCCCAGAGTTGGCTGGTGTTTCTCTGGGCAAAGCAGGCCCTTGTCCTCTCGTTCAGAGAGAGTGCTGGGGTCCAACTCCTCCATCCACGAGCCCCCTAACGCAAGCGTCAGCATTTTCCTGGAAG TCTGCCAGAAGAGCATCCCCAACACACCCTGACCCAAAACAAGTTGCCACTAACCACAAGCCAGaatcctctgctgcttcaccaG aTCAGATGGTGGTGACTTCATGGGCTAATGTTGCCTCTCAGCCTCCAAAGAAACATGTCCCTAAAGAGAAGACAATCAGCGGCAACCACATGCAG ACAGAGGAAGTTGCTACACAGCAGGAAGATGGAGCAGCAGGGAAGAAAAAacggaagaaaaagaagaagaaggttaaAGGTGAAGATGCAGAAGCTGAGTCAGAAGAAGCAGTTATTTATCAGAAGCCTCCAAAATTTGAG gATGAAGAGGAGTTTCCAGGCTTGACTCTTTCTTTGACTGGGATTGACAGATTGATAACAAGCAGCAGTGCAGCAAAACTATGCAGTGAG GAAAACCAAAAGGAAAGTGTTCAGCATCAGTCTGCTGaccaaaccaaagaaaaatcacCTGCAGCAAAAACTCAGCCCACAGAACTGACTAAAAAAGGACAG AAAGCTGAAAAGGTGTCTGGGAAGAAGAGCAAAGTTCCTGTTCAGCTGGACATTGGAAACATGTTGGCGGCCCTAGAAAAGAAGCAACAGtttcaaaaagacaaacaggataCCAAGCCAGTCATTCTCTCAG TTGGTGGAGGACTACCTGTTGTCCAGAAGCAACCATTAGTCCAAAAGAAGCTTCATTGGCAGCAGGCTAAAATTGCTCACAACCCCTTGGACTCTACCAGCCCTTTGgtgaaaaaagggaaacagagagaggtgcCCAAAGCCAAGAAACCCACTCCTCTCAAGAAG gtcattttgaaagaaagggaggagaggaaacaaagacgtttgctggaggagagaggactgCTGCCTGAAAATGAGTGTGAAACCGCCAATGATGCTGCAGAAGAAGAGCAAGAGCAGTGTGACACAAATGCTACAG ATGACGCTGGGAGTCTTACAGAGGAACTTGATGATCAGTCAGAGATTAATGTCACAAATCAGATGGTGAAAGAGGTTGACGAAGAAACTGACAAAGACGAGACAGCAGACCAACAAACCTCTTCACCTGTAACCTGCCCAGCCAGTCGACCCAAAATCCACAGCAGAAAGTTCAGAGA cTATTGCAGCCAGATGCtgagcaaagacgtggatgAGTGTGTAACGTCTCTGCTAAAGGAGCTGGTTCGTTTCCAGGACCGTCTGTACCAGAAGGACCCCATGAAAGCCCGCATGAAGAGACGGATCGTGATGGGACTCAGAGAGGTCCTGAAACACCTCAAACTCAGGAAGGTCAAGTGTGTCGTCATCTCACCCAACTGTGAACGCATCCAGTCCAAAG GAGGCCTGGATGAGGCTCTCTACACCATCATCGACACTTGTCGTGAACAGGGGGTGCCATTCGTTTTTGCTCTCTCCAGGAAAGCTTTGGGTCGCTGCGTCAACAAGGCAGTGCCTGTGAGCCTGGTGGGCATCTTCAACTACGATGGTGCACAG GACTACTATCATAAAATGATCGAGTTGTCGTCTGAGGCCAGGACAGCTTATGAGGTGATGGTGTCCAGCCTGGAGCAGACAGGTCAGGCAGAGGTGGAGCAGGTGGCGAACACTGAGGAAGAGTTGCAGATCAGCAGTCTGGCTGAGGAGGCTGAGCGTTGTCCTGACACCACACCGGCGGAGGAACCAGAGTACA TAAAAATTTGGAAGAAAATGTTGGACAAGGAATGCAACCACAAATTTCTGAACTTTGAGGAGCAGCTGAGCCTCATGTGCTTGGAAAGTGACTgtactgaaaacactgaagatgAGAAGAGTTGA
- the LOC104918987 gene encoding major facilitator superfamily domain-containing protein 10, whose translation MSAVNKSAEDGDSFSSKVIYIVFIILLLDLLGFTLILPLLPSILDHYAQMGDVVYQSLQSVVDWFREAVGIPLEKKYNAVLFGGLIGSLFSLLQFLSSPLTGALSDRHGRRPLLILTTLGLISSYAVWAVSRSFSMFLLFRVIGGICKGNVSLCTAIVADLPCPKARNRGMAMIGIAFSLGFTVGPLMGAYFAISSRTTGNIFYQTPALLALAFSVADLVFIWLMLPETLKKDVKDPSTGFGDSRDLLNPLSLFHFTAVTKSKDPPSKKRMQKLHVLGLVYFCYLFLFSGLEFTLSFLTHQRFQFTSMQQGKMFFFIGVIMALIQGGYARRIKPGHHIRAVHMAIIALIPAFILIGLSWNILMLYSGLALYSFAAAIVVPCLSTLVSDHGSANQKGTVMGILRSLGALARALGPVVASSVYWIAGAQICFLLTSASFIIPLVLLRTAQRLKEE comes from the exons ATGTCTGCCGTAAACAAATCTGCAGAGGATGGCGACTCCTTCTCTTCAAAGGTCATCTACATAGTATTTATCATCCTGCTTCTGGACCTGCTGGGATTTACACTGATTCTACCTCTGCTGCCTTCAATTTTGGACCATTATGCACAAATGGgg GATGTTGTGTATCAGTCTCTTCAGAGTGTTGTGGACTGGTTCAGGGAGGCCGTGGGGATTCCTTTGGAAAAGAAATACAACGCTGTCCTGTTTGGAG GTCTGATCGGGtcactgttttctctgctgcagtttcTATCGTCGCCTCTAACGGGGGCTCTGTCAGACCGCCATGGCAGAAGACCCTTACTCATCCTTACCACA TTAGGGCTGATCTCCTCCTACGCAGTCTGGGCCGTTTCCCGGAGCTTTAGCATGTTCCTTTTGTTTCGAGTAATTGGGGGCATTTGTAAGGGCAACGTCAGCCTTTGCACTGCCATCGTGGCCGACTTGCCTTGCCCGAAAGCACGGAACCGAGGAATG GCCATGATTGGCATTGCCTTCTCCTTGGGTTTCACCGTTGGACCTCTGATGGGTGCCTACTTTGCCATCAGCTCAAGAACAACAGGAAATATCTTCTACCAGACTCCAGCACTGCTCGCCTTGGCCTTTAGTGTTGCTGATCTGGTGTTCATTTGGCTCATGCTGCCAGAGACACTCAAAAAGGATGTCAAG GATCCTTCAACAGGGTTTGGGGACTCCAGGGACCTTCTGAACCCATTATCTTTGTTCCATTTTACAGCTGTTACCAAATCAAAAGACCCACCTTCAAAAAAAA GAATGCAGAAACTACATGTGCTGGGCCTGGTTTATTTTTGCTACCTCTTCCTGTTCTCTGGTCTGGAATTCACATTGAGTTTTCTGACACACCAACGCTTCCAATTTACAAG TATGCAGCAGGGAAAGATGTTCTTCTTTATTGGTGTCATCATGGCTCTGATCCAGGGAGGTTATGCTCGCAGAATCAAACCCGGGCACCACATCAGAGCTGTTCATATG gcaATCATAGCGTTAATCCCAGCGTTCATTCTCATCGGGCTCTCATGGAACATACTGATGCTTTACAGTGGCTTGGCGTTATACTCATTTG CAGCTGCAATCGTAGTTCCATGCCTGTCGACGCTTGTTTCTGACCATG GCTCTGCCAATCAGAAGGGTACGGTCATGGGGATTTTGCGTAGTCTGGGCGCTCTGGCCCGAGCACTGGGACCAGTGGTGGCATCCTCAG TTTACTGGATCGCTGGAGCTCAGATATGCTTTCTTCTCACATCAGCCTCTTTCATTATACCTCTGGTTCTTCTGAGAACTGCTCAGAGGCTAAAGGAGGAGTGA